GCTGAACAACAAATGGAAGGCAAGTAGCTAACCATATCCAAAATCTTCTTTTAGCAAAAGGAACTTTTTCCTATGTACCAGTTGCTGTTGATGTATTAAGTTTAGCATTCTTTTTCCATCAGTATTAACTTCAgatttatttgagtggattttaTTGACCTATAGTACTACGAGTGACTTGCatcatttctttttctgtttattttttttttcatccaaagAACAATATTTCTGATTACATTTGATTTTTCTTGTGTCACGTCATCCCATCTTTCTTATCTACAGTGGAGGGAGAGACTAAGGTATTGATTGTGGCAACAATAGCATGGGGACTGCGCAAATGCTCTCGTGCTATCATGCTGGCATTGATCTTTCTCATTGCTCTGAAACCTGGTTTCATCCATGCTGTATATAGTATGTGTATTTAAATCATTTATGTTCATTTTGCATGGAATCCATTTAAATGATCTGTGGAACGCAGTTTTTTGTGTGACCTTATCCTATGCTAGTTTGTTGATTAGCTTCTGTTCTGTCTTTTCTTCAGTGATATTCTTTCTGATGTACCTTTTGAGTCACAATGTCAGTAGAAAGATACGACAGGCTCTGATTCTCCTATGCGAGATTCATTTTTCACTGTTGTATGTTCTTCGAATTAATTTGATCTCAACTGCATTGGAGAAAAAGGGCTCTTTAAGCATGGAAGTTGTAATGCAATTAGGTATTAGTGTATTCTAGTTTGttcatacttttaaattatatcaattcCATTATATTAATATGCTTTCCCACTTATTAATTGACATGGAGAAATGGGAGATTCAAAGCATGTTCTATGAAATTGTTGCAGGTCTCCGTGAAGAAGATAGTGCCTGGGATTTCTTGGAAGTAGCTTTACTGGCTTGCTTCTGTGCAATTCATAACTATGGTTTTGagatgttattttcattttcagcaatCGTACAGCATGCCCCTAGCCCTCCTATTGGATTTGGTATCTTGAAAGCTGGTCTTAACAAATCTGTTCTATTGTCTGTATATTCTTCCTCCTCTGTGAGAAACAGTGATGAAAGTTTCTCTCATGGTacatttcaaaaacatttacaATGCTTCCATTCTGagttaaatttttcattttatagtcagtgtatataattaattttgtgttaCTTCATGGTGGTTGATATAATATTTGTCTTGGGTATTATATCCAGAaatgaatataacaaaattGTTAAGCGTATAAGTCACATCATTTATTCTCTAGGACTTACATGCTGCCTCAAGACTCTacttggatgatgaaaatgtttTGATGAGTAAACTCTGGTTAGGATGCTTTAAATGCAAAACTTATATGCTCCTACTATTTATAGAAAACCAAGTCTTTGTACTGCAATTACTTTTGCAGATGCTGTCTTACTTGTTGTGATCCTGTTTTCtcatcatattttctttttacagaAAGAAGAATAGCATCATACCTGAGTGCAACTGGGCAGAAGTTCCTATCTCTATACCGATCATGTGGTACTTACATTGCTTTTCTGACAATTCTTCTCGCTGTATACATGGTGAGACCTAATTACATATCATTTGGTTATGTCTTACTTCTCCTTCTCTGGATTATTGGAAGACAACTTGTTGAGAGAACGAAGAGACAGCTTTGGTTTCCATTGAAAGTCTACGCAATATTGgtgtttattttcatatatagtTTGAGCAGCTTCTCAAGCCTAGAGATGTGGTTGTCCAAATTAATAGATCTCTACTTTTATTTGGGATATGACTCAAAAGCATCTTCTTTTGACAATGTTTGGGAATCTATGGCCGTcttaattgttatgcaactttatAGTTATGAGAGGAGGAATAACAAGCAGAACAGTCAAGATCACTTGGATCAGTTAGAACCAGGGGCACTGGGGTTTATCAGGCGATTTATTATTTGGCACAGCCAGAAGATCTTGTTTATTGCTCTGTTTTATGCATCTTTAAGTTCAATTAGTGCATTTGGTTTCTTGTATCTGGTTGGCCTCGTCTTCTGCTCCATTTTACCAAAAGTTTCTACTATACCCTCTAAATCATTCTTAGCTTACACAGGTTTTCTGGTGACAGCTGAATATCTTTTTCAGTTATTGGGCAAGCAGGCTAAAATGTTTCCAGGGCAGAAATATTCTgatatctctttctttttggGGTTCCATGTATTTCAGCCTGGCTTTTGGGGTCTAGAATCTGCATTGAGGGGAAAAGTTCTAGTGATTGTGGCTTGTACTCTTCAATACAATGTCTTCCGTTGGCTGGAGAGGATGCCAAGTGAAGTTATTAGCAAAGGACAATGGGAAGAACCTTGTCCTCTGTTTGTTCCCACTGAAGATGCATACATTAATGATGCTATGTGCAATGAGGAAAGTAAAGGATCATATAATTCACATCCTCCATCTACAGTAAAAGAAAGGACCACAGGCAAGTCACTGCAAATTATTACCTCTGGTCTTTCACAAGCACCTGATACTCCATCCTCTAAAAGAGGAGGTTCTGACAGTAACggtaaaaaatattcatttggGTTTATTTGGGGAAGCTCCAAAGAGAGTCACAAGTGGAACAAGAAACGGATTATTGCTTTGAGAAAGGAGCGATTTGAGACACAGAAGACTGTCTTAaagatatatttgaaattttggatagagaatatgtttaatttatttggacTTGAGATAAACATGATATCATTACTCCTGGTAAGCTTTGCCTTGTTGAATGCATTATCCATGCTGTATATTGCTCTGCTTGCTGCTTGTATTCTTCTCAATCGGCAAATAGTACGCAAAGTCTGGCCTATGTTTGTCTTTTTGTTTGCTTCCATTCTTATCCTGGAATACTTGGTAATCTGGAAGGATATGAAGCCTTCAAATTCTCATGCTTCAAGTGAGACTCGTTGCCATGACTGCTGGAAAATTTCTACTCTGTATTTCCATTATTGCGAAAAGTGTTGGTTCGGTAGGGCTCTCTTACCCTTCTGAGTTGCAATTTCTATGGAAGAAGTCTGTGAtcattatgttaatatttagtTCTAAAATTGTGTGTGAAGGCATTAGGCAGTTTTCTTCTAGCTTAAAAGTTTGGCTAATTGgttctttacttttattagatACTTGAAATATCTAGTCATTTTCTTCATAGATGAAGCATCTCCCTCTGTAGTGCAGATTGAAACTAGTGATTAGGGACATCAGTTCTTAAAATTCGCAGTGGCTTCTCACTACTGTATTTAATATGCATGTATTATTTATGGATAATGCCTGGtttggttttaaataatttgaagtaTTTAACATAATGTTCTAACCAGAGTCTTTAAGGCAACTGGTTATTGAGACCCGTTGTTTAATGAGATATGGTACACATCAAATAATgtatacaatattttttctatttatctcTCTCCATTGTTATGACActtaataattatatacaaactATTCTATACAAATAAGATTTctcttatttaatatattattttgcacGTTGAAACCTTCAATAACCTGTTCATTTCACTGTCTTTTCTGTTGTAGGACTTATTGTTGATGACCCCAGGATGTTGATCAGCTACTTTGTGGTGTTCATGCTGGCTTGCTTCAAACTTCGTGCAGATCGTTTGCCTAGTTTTTCAGGATCATCAACATATCGTCAGATCATGTCGCAGCAAAGGAACACGTTTGTTTGGCGAGATCTATCTTTTGAAACTAAAAGCATGTGGACCTTTCTTGACTATTTGAGACTTTACTGTTATTGCCATCTTCTTGACCTTGTGCTGATATTAATATTGATTACTGGAACACTTGAATATGACATTTTGCATCTTGGTTATCTTGCCTTTGCTCTGGTATTCTTTCGCATGAGATTTGAAAtactgaagaagaagaacataaTATTTAAGTTCTTGCGCATATACAACTTCACTGTTATTATGATTTCTCTTGCTTACCAGTCTCCTTTTATTGGGGGACCAAGTGCTGGGAAGTGTGAGACAGTGAATAACATATATGAAATGATTGgcttttataaatatgattatgGATTTCGGATAACAGCCAGATCTGCAATTGTAGAGATTATCATTTTTGTGCTTGTATCGCTTCAATCATATATGTTTTCCTCGCAAGAGTTTGATTATGTATGCCGCTACTTGGAAGCAGAGCAAATTGGGGCTATTGTGCGTGAGCAAGAGAAAAAGGCTGCATGGAAAACTGCACAATTACAACAAAATCGTGAAAGTGAAGAGAATAAACAACAACGTAATTTACAGGTGGAGAAGATGAAATCTGAAATGCTTAATTTGCAAATACAACTCCATAGCGTGAATGGATCAACTAATTGTATTGATGGATTTTCTCACAATAGTGAAGGTctgagaagaagaaggagtgtTTCTCTCACATCAAATAATGACATTGGAATCTCTGATAAAGAAGACCAAGTTTTGGAGAGGCTAGATGGTGCAATAAGAGAGGATTCTGTTCATTCCAGTGAACTGCAGGAAACATCTGCTTGTACAAATGTAGGAACTCCATTGACAGAAGAGTACATGAAGTATTCAGTGGACCCTCCTATTTGTGAAATTACTGAAATAGATATTGATACTGCTTCTAGTGATtcaggaaaaaaggaaaaagttaaagGGCAACCAAAAGAGAACCCTCTCAAGTCTGCTGTACAATTACTAGGTGATGGTGTTTCACAGGTACAGTTCATTGGGAATCAAGCAGTCAATAACCTAGTGAGCTTTCTGAATATTACACAAGAAGATTCTGATTCAAATAAGCACACAAATATTGAGGATAGGATCTATGACGAGATGGAGAGTCAGAAAACTCAGCACATATATATGGATCGTTCTTTATCTATGCAATCTGATAAGAGTTCTGAGGCCGCAAGTCTGCAGTTGGGAAGGATCTTTCGTTATATGTGGAACCAGATGCGATCCAATAATGATGTTGTATGTTACTGTTCCTTTGTTCTTGTGTTCTTATGGAATTTCAGTTTGCTATCAATGGTGTATATAGGGGCTCTCTTTTTGTATGCTTTATGTGTACATACAGGTCCAAGTTACATCTTCTGGATTATCGTGCTGATCTATACAGAACTATATATTTTACTTCAGTATCTATACCAAATTGTCATCCAGCATTGTGGGTTGAGTGTTGATCCTTGGCTGTTACGAGAATTAGGTTTTCCAACACATAAAATCACTTCTTCATTTGTCATCAGTTCATTACCTCTCTTTCTTGTGTATTTATTTACCCTCATTCAGAGCTCCATAACACCTAAAGATGATGAATTAATGTCTTCCACTGACTTCAAGTATAAGAGGAATGATCTTCATGCAAAAGATGGTCCTACTAGTTATAATTGGCAAGATAGAGCATGGGATTTGCTAAATCAGATGATCAACATGGTAAAACTGGTAATCAGAAGCTTTTTTACGTACTGGAAATCACTCACACAAGGAGCCGAATCTCCTCCTTACTTTGTTCAGGTTTCTCTGGATGTCAACTTCTGGCCAGAGGATGGGATTCAACCACAGAGAATTGAATCTGGAATTAATCAGGTGCTCAGAATTGTTCATACTGAAAACTGCAAGGAAAAGAATCCAAATCTTTGCTCTTTTGCCAGCAGGGTTAATGTTCAAAGCATTGAAAGAAGTCTGGAGAAACCCAATGTTGCCTTGGTTGTTTTTGAAGTTGTGTATGCTTCACCTGTAACTGACAGCTCTTCCACAGAATGGAATAAGTCTTTAACTCCAGCAGCTGATGTGGCCAAGGAAATCCTCAAAGCTCAGCGTACTGGTTTGGTGGAAGAAGTGGGATTTCCTTACCATATTCTTTCTGTAATCGGTGGAGGCAAGAGAGAAATTGATCTGTATGCTTACATATTTTGTGCAGATTTGATTGTATTCTTTCTTGTTGCTATCTTCTATCAGTctgtcataaaaaataaaagtgagttTCTCGATGTGTATCAGCTTGAAGACCAGTTTCCAAAAGAATATGTCTTCATGTTGATGGTATGTCtgtactttttacttttaatttatccTTCCATATTTAAGCAGGTCAACAAGAGTTTTTCCCTTGTATATTAATAAATCACGGTCTTGTTTGCATCAACTTATCTACACTGGTCTTCTGGTAGGGAAgacaaaaaatagaaagaaaggaaaatctaGATAGCTGTGTTTTCCTTTGTTTGTTTGAAGAGAAAgcagaaagaaaatagaaggaAAAGTTTACTTCTAGGAACAGaaattcatatttcaattttatccttcTCCACCATCTTTTTTCTCATTCTAAATAGAGGGTAAGTGTTATAGTTATTTATCTCTGTATCTTCACATTTGATCTGCTTATAGTCTGTTAAATTTCATCTCAAAAACCAATTGGCAATATGTGATGTTGCCCAACAAATGTATAAGCAACACCCAAACAAATGAGACAGGTGTTGTAGAACTTCCCAATACCTCCCTTCCACAAATGATTAACAGAATACTCAATTTACCAAGATGGGTTATAGACTTGATACCATGGTAGATTTCATCTTAAAACTAATTGAGATTGAAAGAAgtttccaaaaaaaatatataagcaaCACATCAATAATTGAGGCAGACGATgtgaaacttttcaaaatagTATACTTGTTTTGGTTAGacctttataaattaattgtcaGTCAGTTGCAGCTGACACCTATTATTGATTATTCTTTCAGTTGTATATAGGATTTCTGTAATAGAGAATTGTCACCTTTGTATCATTTACAGTTTATATGAATAACTCTACTATAATGTAAGCACTTATAAGATAAGAGCACAATAAGAAACATTGAATTAACTTAGGAAGTTTTAGATATTATTCATTCCTACTATATTTTAATTCTGTATTTTTGTTGTATCTCTCTTTTATTGCTGGCATAACAGTCTTGGGGATTTGTTCCCGAATAGGTTATTCTTATTTCCAAAAATATCCAACAAGTATGTAAGGAGATGATAGTAATTCCTTGAGGTTAATACCATGCACTTCAGCTTTTACAGAATCCTCTCATCTACTCCAAAAATTGGGGTGAATAGGTTGATttttgttagagatattatctttagtttatatttatcttttatctttagtttgtttgtttatatttcttatttgtattttgagcttagcctatatttcttctattataaatagaggattctatgtgtatattcaacccAGAAGATTAAtcccatatataattttcactatattcaacttgGTATCAAAGCAGGTTGTCTAAGTCTCTTGCTGTTGGTGGTCGGTGGCCGCTGCCACCGGTGACCTTAAAAATCtcatattttatgaaatacCTCAATGAGTAATCTTGTCTTTCTTAGCCTCAAGATCAGACTTGTAGTGCTTGACCTGGCCCTTCTTCAGTATTTCCGACAACGAGTTTCTTCTGTCTAGTATCATCTTGGCCATCCACCACCGTTCACCGAAGGCCGCCGCCGTTCACCGTCGGCCGCCGTCCATCGTCGTCTTCGTCAGCACAGTTTAGTTCGACCACTAGCGGATCTAGATCGCCTCCTTGAGCGGCGACCATCCCTCTCAATGCGAAAGACTAGTTCTCATCCATGCGCCGCCACGAGCACCACATCTGTCAGCTCTCCACTCCCGGCATCCGTATGTTGTCAGCCACCGTTACAATTTCGTCCAGTGACCAGCGGATCTGGATCGTCTCCTTGAGCGATGACTGTTGTAATATGGGATAATATctgtagaatcttcctaattagaggaagtagatacataatattttattttattttatttttccctaggtttcctagtttccctattatGGAAAGCCAAATTTTTGTTCTCAACAGTGATGTTCAGCAGACGGATCTCAATTGCTCTCAAATTGATGTCACTACGTCACTTCTTTCTTAAATCGTTGATAGTTGTTGGTCACTTTCTTCTTGGGCTCGAGTCTAGTTTGTTTAGCCTGTACTTCTTGTCATACCTTGGTTCATACAGTCTGTATGCTCTAGGTTGAGGGGGAGTCTTAGAGATATTatctttagtttatatttatcttttatctttacttagtttgtttatatttcttatttgtagtttgggcttagtccatatttcttctattataaataaaggaccctatgtgtatattgaACACAAGGGATATTAATGCaacatataattttcactatattcaactatTTTAACTTAGAGAGGTTTCTAGTTCATCTTATGTATGTTAGACATCCAATATAAATCATTCTTATGTTTCTTCACTTACTAGCTTAAACCTCTGGGATTGTTGATTCATGATGTTAATAATACCAAAAAGTTGCCCAGAACCtttcaaaattgtttcttttgatttcccAAATGTAAGGGTTAAAATTCAAGTACTTTGAAAGAGAATGACCACAATTCATAATTTGCATGCTTAAGAAACACTGTTTCTTTGTTACATATGTTAGAATGATGGAACGATTTATTGCATGCTTGATTTACCCGTGCGGCTAGAGTTGCTATTTCATATAGATTTCTAATAAGAATTAATTCTTCTGTTCAGGCTATCTTCTTCTTGATTGTGCTTGATCGAATAATATACCTCTGCTCATTTGCCACGGGGAAAGTGGTTTTCTATATTTTCAACCTTATTCTCTTCACATATTCAGTCACAGACTATGCTTGGCAATTGGAGCCATCCGAACAACGTACAGCTCAGTTTGCTCTCCGATCCATATTTCTTGCAAAGGCTGTTTCTCTAGGACTGCAGGCTGTACAAATTCAATATGGTGTTCCTCACAAGAGCACTCTATATAGGCAATTTTTGACCAGTGAAGTTTCAAGAGTCAATTATCTAGGGTATAGACTTTATCGCGCACTGCCATTCCTGTATGAATTACGATGTGTTCTTGACTGGTCATGCACAACTACATCCCTGACCATGTATGACTGGCTAAAGGTAcgtgtaaatatttatttattatttataaaataacaatctTTCAtccaaaaagttaaatttgCCTCACCAAATACAATTTTCAGCAACAACTTTGATaaactaacatttttattaatttatctttagtGCTACCCTATTATTTGTGAATACTATTTTCCAATGAAAAGTGTATATTTAGTGCATATTTAGTGAAGTTCTTTTTTCACTGAtcattcaattttgaaaatggcAGCTGCTTGAGAATTTCATGAGATGGTTATAGTTATCATTATATGTTTTGTAAGACTGACCTATTCCAAACAGAAGGACAAAAAGACAAACTGCATATAGTGGCAGATAAAAATTTCAtctctttataataaaatggCAATACTTTGTTGAGTATATAATCGGTATTATTTATTTGGATAAGGCAT
This genomic interval from Vigna radiata var. radiata cultivar VC1973A chromosome 8, Vradiata_ver6, whole genome shotgun sequence contains the following:
- the LOC106771866 gene encoding piezo-type mechanosensitive ion channel homolog isoform X2 — translated: MGKFLAGFVLPSLLLSAALINWSLISLVDLVAFLLILYNVSQLGFHFRRRFLLLWPIVIFSVVAILSEVTYLVIWAAQPMSQSAPQSWWAKLIGFMIVQSWKSPYAIYFLVIQLLALLIALVDIYGKRHFLKTWRDSSWDNFLSIIEHIGSHLRVASCLLLPAIQLVVGISHPSWASLPFFIGSCVGLVDWSLTSNFLGLFRWWRLLQLYAGFNIFLLYIYQLPMELPSMMHWMADLIGLYKISANSEWPQVCSSISLLFYYTMLSFIKSDLEEMGFIISRTDSGLSEQLLPSKHSFFIRESRSGVRHTNVLLRGAVFRTFSINFFTYGFPVSLFALSFWSFHFASLCAFGLLAYVGYVIYAFPSLFRLHRLNGLLLVFILLWAVSTYVFNVAFAFLNWKLGRDMKIWEMVGLWHYPIPGFFLLAQFCLGILVALGNLVNNSVFLCVSEESGQSSNDSSSVKVEGETKVLIVATIAWGLRKCSRAIMLALIFLIALKPGFIHAVYMIFFLMYLLSHNVSRKIRQALILLCEIHFSLLYVLRINLISTALEKKGSLSMEVVMQLGLREEDSAWDFLEVALLACFCAIHNYGFEMLFSFSAIVQHAPSPPIGFGILKAGLNKSVLLSVYSSSSVRNSDESFSHERRIASYLSATGQKFLSLYRSCGTYIAFLTILLAVYMVRPNYISFGYVLLLLLWIIGRQLVERTKRQLWFPLKVYAILVFIFIYSLSSFSSLEMWLSKLIDLYFYLGYDSKASSFDNVWESMAVLIVMQLYSYERRNNKQNSQDHLDQLEPGALGFIRRFIIWHSQKILFIALFYASLSSISAFGFLYLVGLVFCSILPKVSTIPSKSFLAYTGFLVTAEYLFQLLGKQAKMFPGQKYSDISFFLGFHVFQPGFWGLESALRGKVLVIVACTLQYNVFRWLERMPSEVISKGQWEEPCPLFVPTEDAYINDAMCNEESKGSYNSHPPSTVKERTTGKSLQIITSGLSQAPDTPSSKRGGSDSNGKKYSFGFIWGSSKESHKWNKKRIIALRKERFETQKTVLKIYLKFWIENMFNLFGLEINMISLLLVSFALLNALSMLYIALLAACILLNRQIVRKVWPMFVFLFASILILEYLVIWKDMKPSNSHASSETRCHDCWKISTLYFHYCEKCWFGLIVDDPRMLISYFVVFMLACFKLRADRLPSFSGSSTYRQIMSQQRNTFVWRDLSFETKSMWTFLDYLRLYCYCHLLDLVLILILITGTLEYDILHLGYLAFALVFFRMRFEILKKKNIIFKFLRIYNFTVIMISLAYQSPFIGGPSAGKCETVNNIYEMIGFYKYDYGFRITARSAIVEIIIFVLVSLQSYMFSSQEFDYVCRYLEAEQIGAIVREQEKKAAWKTAQLQQNRESEENKQQRNLQVEKMKSEMLNLQIQLHSVNGSTNCIDGFSHNSEGLRRRRSVSLTSNNDIGISDKEDQVLERLDGAIREDSVHSSELQETSACTNVGTPLTEEYMKYSVDPPICEITEIDIDTASSDSGKKEKVKGQPKENPLKSAVQLLGDGVSQVQFIGNQAVNNLVSFLNITQEDSDSNKHTNIEDRIYDEMESQKTQHIYMDRSLSMQSDKSSEAASLQLGRIFRYMWNQMRSNNDVVCYCSFVLVFLWNFSLLSMVYIGALFLYALCVHTGPSYIFWIIVLIYTELYILLQYLYQIVIQHCGLSVDPWLLRELGFPTHKITSSFVISSLPLFLVYLFTLIQSSITPKDDELMSSTDFKYKRNDLHAKDGPTSYNWQDRAWDLLNQMINMVKLVIRSFFTYWKSLTQGAESPPYFVQVSLDVNFWPEDGIQPQRIESGINQVLRIVHTENCKEKNPNLCSFASRVNVQSIERSLEKPNVALVVFEVVYASPVTDSSSTEWNKSLTPAADVAKEILKAQRTGLVEEVGFPYHILSVIGGGKREIDLYAYIFCADLIVFFLVAIFYQSVIKNKSEFLDVYQLEDQFPKEYVFMLMAIFFLIVLDRIIYLCSFATGKVVFYIFNLILFTYSVTDYAWQLEPSEQRTAQFALRSIFLAKAVSLGLQAVQIQYGVPHKSTLYRQFLTSEVSRVNYLGYRLYRALPFLYELRCVLDWSCTTTSLTMYDWLKLEDINASLYLVKCDSVLNRATHKQGEKQTKMTKCCNGICLFFVLICVIWAPMLMYSSGNPTNIANPIKDASFQVDIKTVSGRLNLYQTTLCERLQWDQLDSNVNSDPFGYLDAYNKNDIQLICCQADASTLWLVPLVVRTRLIQSLEWNTDMEIFFTWILSRDRPKGKEVVKYEKAVDPQYLPTQSDVQMVLNGSVNSFRIYNVYPRYFRLTGSGDVRPLEEDNTVSADLIINREQFEWWTFRDINRSNLSGLCGPLTGPMAIIISEETPPQGILGDTLSKFSIWGLYITFVLAVGRFIRLQCSDLRMRIPYENLPSCDRLIAICEDIYAARAEGELGVEEVLYWTLVKIYRSPHMLLEYTKPD
- the LOC106771866 gene encoding piezo-type mechanosensitive ion channel homolog isoform X1, which translates into the protein MYSAIEVCADFICSFLAAALINWSLISLVDLVAFLLILYNVSQLGFHFRRRFLLLWPIVIFSVVAILSEVTYLVIWAAQPMSQSAPQSWWAKLIGFMIVQSWKSPYAIYFLVIQLLALLIALVDIYGKRHFLKTWRDSSWDNFLSIIEHIGSHLRVASCLLLPAIQLVVGISHPSWASLPFFIGSCVGLVDWSLTSNFLGLFRWWRLLQLYAGFNIFLLYIYQLPMELPSMMHWMADLIGLYKISANSEWPQVCSSISLLFYYTMLSFIKSDLEEMGFIISRTDSGLSEQLLPSKHSFFIRESRSGVRHTNVLLRGAVFRTFSINFFTYGFPVSLFALSFWSFHFASLCAFGLLAYVGYVIYAFPSLFRLHRLNGLLLVFILLWAVSTYVFNVAFAFLNWKLGRDMKIWEMVGLWHYPIPGFFLLAQFCLGILVALGNLVNNSVFLCVSEESGQSSNDSSSVKVEGETKVLIVATIAWGLRKCSRAIMLALIFLIALKPGFIHAVYMIFFLMYLLSHNVSRKIRQALILLCEIHFSLLYVLRINLISTALEKKGSLSMEVVMQLGLREEDSAWDFLEVALLACFCAIHNYGFEMLFSFSAIVQHAPSPPIGFGILKAGLNKSVLLSVYSSSSVRNSDESFSHERRIASYLSATGQKFLSLYRSCGTYIAFLTILLAVYMVRPNYISFGYVLLLLLWIIGRQLVERTKRQLWFPLKVYAILVFIFIYSLSSFSSLEMWLSKLIDLYFYLGYDSKASSFDNVWESMAVLIVMQLYSYERRNNKQNSQDHLDQLEPGALGFIRRFIIWHSQKILFIALFYASLSSISAFGFLYLVGLVFCSILPKVSTIPSKSFLAYTGFLVTAEYLFQLLGKQAKMFPGQKYSDISFFLGFHVFQPGFWGLESALRGKVLVIVACTLQYNVFRWLERMPSEVISKGQWEEPCPLFVPTEDAYINDAMCNEESKGSYNSHPPSTVKERTTGKSLQIITSGLSQAPDTPSSKRGGSDSNGKKYSFGFIWGSSKESHKWNKKRIIALRKERFETQKTVLKIYLKFWIENMFNLFGLEINMISLLLVSFALLNALSMLYIALLAACILLNRQIVRKVWPMFVFLFASILILEYLVIWKDMKPSNSHASSETRCHDCWKISTLYFHYCEKCWFGLIVDDPRMLISYFVVFMLACFKLRADRLPSFSGSSTYRQIMSQQRNTFVWRDLSFETKSMWTFLDYLRLYCYCHLLDLVLILILITGTLEYDILHLGYLAFALVFFRMRFEILKKKNIIFKFLRIYNFTVIMISLAYQSPFIGGPSAGKCETVNNIYEMIGFYKYDYGFRITARSAIVEIIIFVLVSLQSYMFSSQEFDYVCRYLEAEQIGAIVREQEKKAAWKTAQLQQNRESEENKQQRNLQVEKMKSEMLNLQIQLHSVNGSTNCIDGFSHNSEGLRRRRSVSLTSNNDIGISDKEDQVLERLDGAIREDSVHSSELQETSACTNVGTPLTEEYMKYSVDPPICEITEIDIDTASSDSGKKEKVKGQPKENPLKSAVQLLGDGVSQVQFIGNQAVNNLVSFLNITQEDSDSNKHTNIEDRIYDEMESQKTQHIYMDRSLSMQSDKSSEAASLQLGRIFRYMWNQMRSNNDVVCYCSFVLVFLWNFSLLSMVYIGALFLYALCVHTGPSYIFWIIVLIYTELYILLQYLYQIVIQHCGLSVDPWLLRELGFPTHKITSSFVISSLPLFLVYLFTLIQSSITPKDDELMSSTDFKYKRNDLHAKDGPTSYNWQDRAWDLLNQMINMVKLVIRSFFTYWKSLTQGAESPPYFVQVSLDVNFWPEDGIQPQRIESGINQVLRIVHTENCKEKNPNLCSFASRVNVQSIERSLEKPNVALVVFEVVYASPVTDSSSTEWNKSLTPAADVAKEILKAQRTGLVEEVGFPYHILSVIGGGKREIDLYAYIFCADLIVFFLVAIFYQSVIKNKSEFLDVYQLEDQFPKEYVFMLMAIFFLIVLDRIIYLCSFATGKVVFYIFNLILFTYSVTDYAWQLEPSEQRTAQFALRSIFLAKAVSLGLQAVQIQYGVPHKSTLYRQFLTSEVSRVNYLGYRLYRALPFLYELRCVLDWSCTTTSLTMYDWLKLEDINASLYLVKCDSVLNRATHKQGEKQTKMTKCCNGICLFFVLICVIWAPMLMYSSGNPTNIANPIKDASFQVDIKTVSGRLNLYQTTLCERLQWDQLDSNVNSDPFGYLDAYNKNDIQLICCQADASTLWLVPLVVRTRLIQSLEWNTDMEIFFTWILSRDRPKGKEVVKYEKAVDPQYLPTQSDVQMVLNGSVNSFRIYNVYPRYFRLTGSGDVRPLEEDNTVSADLIINREQFEWWTFRDINRSNLSGLCGPLTGPMAIIISEETPPQGILGDTLSKFSIWGLYITFVLAVGRFIRLQCSDLRMRIPYENLPSCDRLIAICEDIYAARAEGELGVEEVLYWTLVKIYRSPHMLLEYTKPD